CCACTTCTTTTGTTTAGCTTAATCTTCTTCATTTGACTTACATCGATCACAATGCCCCCGTTGACCTGTGAAAGATTGACTTCCAGAGCATGTCTTCCGCTTCTTGCCCGGATAGGGACATTATTTTTATTCGCCCATTTAATAGCGTTCGCCACATCTTTAGTAGTTTGTGCAAAAACAAACACTTTGGGGAATTTATCGGTATGTGGATCCCAATTTTTTCGAGCCGAATCATAACCCGGATCACCTTTAAAGATAACTCGCCCGGTAAGTTCCGTTTTGGATTTCACAAATCCCATCTCCTTTTGAGCAAATGATTTCACTGTAATCTAACAACCAGGATCCAATATCCTATGAAGGGCATTAGTCTAAGGAGTGGGCTAATTTAAAAAATTGATTTTGAATATAAAAAAACAGAGCAACGGAGGTTATGCCTCTGATGCTCTGTATTTATAAAAAGATTGTATAAAACACTATAAAGTGACAATTTTCTCTCTTAAACTGTTTGCCAGCACACAGAAATTCTTTCCATTATAAGTTAGTGTACTTATATAACGAAGATGAATGCCATTCTCTTTCACAGTTGGAATCCTCTTCGTCATTTGCTAAATGTTTTAGTTGAGCGAGATTGGTAATTGTTATGTATTTATTACTTATAGAGATTAACTGTTTAGCTTGTAACTCTCGCAAGGAAATCGTGACGGATTCTCGGGTTACACCTATCATTTGTGCTAAGTGTTGGTGGGTGACTTTCCAATTGATTAGAATGCCGTATTCAGCCACAACTCCAAAGTTTGTGTACAGATCTAACAGCAGGTTAGCCACACGAATACGAGAATCTAGAAATGCTATGTACTGTAGTTTGCGATCAGCTTGATCAAGTCTTTCACTCACTACATAGAAAAGCTTTCTGAGGATTTTTGGATAGAGGTCGATTAGTTTATCCAGTTCAGGCTTTCGGATTACCCAGAGTATGCTCTTTTCAAGGGTAGCAACCGAAGCCAATCGTTCATTCTTTGCGTGGACAACCTCTAATTCCCCTATGGTTTCGCCTGGAAATTGATGACCCAGAATAAGTTCTTTTCCCTCAGACTGACGGAATATTTTGAGTGAGCCCGACTTAATTACATACATTTGCATCCCAAGATCTCCTTGCCAGAAAAGGGTCTGGTTCTTGCTGTAATGTCTTTCTGAGAACATGGATAACACGGACTCTGTGTCTGCAATCTCAATACCTGCAAACAAGGAAGTTTTCAAAACGGAATCAAACAAATCGTTCCCTACTCTCAAAATGATATGAAAAATAAATTCTGGAGGTTAATCAACAATGAAGAAAGTAAACAAGAAGATTGTATTATCTATCGCTACCATCGCAGTTGTAGCAAGCGCTTTTTCTGCTGGGGTTATGGCTAAGGCAACGCTCGAGAAGATTCAGGCTTTCAAGGACAACGGAGTCTCTTTTAAAGTGAACGGTAAGGCTTGGGTTCCACAAGATGCTAAAGGAAAGAAAATTAGTCCCATTCGTTACAATGATACACTTTTTGTACCTGTCGCGGCTATTGGAAAAGCTACAGGATTTTCCTATAAATACGATAATAAAACACAAACGGTAGAATTATCTGGGCCTACTTCAGGAGGTAGTTCAACCGCTTCAGCAACTCCAACGCCCTCACCAAAGGTTACGCCTGCCCCTGTGGAGTATGCGAATCCCAGTATGCTGACGGTCGATATGTTCATTGAGAATTATAACAAGGCAAAAGAAGTTTACGCGCCTGTTATTAATAGGAATGATTTTACACTGGGGAATTATCCAAAAGCGAGCACAAAAATATATGACTACAAATACATACCTCTCGATAGTAAAACAAGAATTGTGTTTGCTGCATTTACTGATCCCGAAACAGGTGAACTAGGTCAAGTCAATCCGAATATACAAGGACCTTATACAAAAGAAATTATGCGTAGTTTTCTGAGTGGGATGTTAGGTGGACCTGAGAACGCTGATGAATTTATTCAGAAAAATTCCTTTTACACTGAAATTAACAGAGCTGATGTTGCTACTCCTAAAGAGTTTTCCTATAAAAGCTACAAAATTAAGCACTACCGTGTTTCTGGGCAGTTAAACTTTGATGCGTTATCTATTTACACAGCAGCTCCACCGCAGGAGTGATGTACTTTAACTTTAATTTTAAGGAATTAAAGTTGACATCAAATTACTTTCCGTGTAGCATTTGAAAAGTCGTCATTAATGTATTTAAATAAATACCGTTCTCGTATAACTCCGCATTCAGCAGATGCCTTAAGGGCGGAGGTTTCTACAGGAAGCCTACTCTTCCTAACTACGATGATAAGGAAATGGATCCATTTCCCTTATCCCGGAGTTAGGTTTATTTGCGTCATGCGAACTATTCAGAATGTTTTGGAGGTATTCATATTATGAAAGATATGAAGTATTTGATATCCGTCCTAGCGGGGGCTATGAGCTACGGGATATTATCAACAATTGTTGTACTGGCTTATGCTGAGGGTTACCAGTTGGGAGAAGTGGTGGGTACGCAACTGCTGACGGGATGCATACTAGCCTGGTTGCTGGCACTATATACTAAGGTTAGAGAAAAGCGTGAACAGCGTACGCAAAGTACTACGTGTGATCATTCGACTGTGAATAGGGATCGAATATCCTGGAAGAACAGAATACTGCTTATGTTGGCCGGAACGCCTACGGTGGTAACGGGTCTGATGTATTATCAATCCCTGCGTTACATTCCGGCTTCACTCGCGATCATTTTGCTGTTTCAGTTCACTTGGATCAGCGTGATGATTCAAGCTGTCAGTAAACGCCAGCGACCCGATAAGGTTACGCTGCTGACTTTGCTGCTGCTGTTCGGGGGGACAGTGCTTGCAGCAGGAATTATGGGTCATGGCGTAGCTCATTTTGATGTCCTGGGTCTTACTTTGGGCCTTCTGTCGGCAGTAAGTTATTCCATGTTCATTATTTTCAGTGGTAAAGCTGTTCCTGCTGTGCATCCCGTGTACCGGAGCGCCTGGATGATTACCGGAGGCATGCTG
Above is a window of Paenibacillus wynnii DNA encoding:
- a CDS encoding Crp/Fnr family transcriptional regulator, whose amino-acid sequence is MFDSVLKTSLFAGIEIADTESVLSMFSERHYSKNQTLFWQGDLGMQMYVIKSGSLKIFRQSEGKELILGHQFPGETIGELEVVHAKNERLASVATLEKSILWVIRKPELDKLIDLYPKILRKLFYVVSERLDQADRKLQYIAFLDSRIRVANLLLDLYTNFGVVAEYGILINWKVTHQHLAQMIGVTRESVTISLRELQAKQLISISNKYITITNLAQLKHLANDEEDSNCEREWHSSSLYKYTNL
- a CDS encoding EamA family transporter, whose translation is MKYLISVLAGAMSYGILSTIVVLAYAEGYQLGEVVGTQLLTGCILAWLLALYTKVREKREQRTQSTTCDHSTVNRDRISWKNRILLMLAGTPTVVTGLMYYQSLRYIPASLAIILLFQFTWISVMIQAVSKRQRPDKVTLLTLLLLFGGTVLAAGIMGHGVAHFDVLGLTLGLLSAVSYSMFIIFSGKAVPAVHPVYRSAWMITGGMLLLFILFPPYFLFNGLLWGQLLLFGFLLGLFGAFIPPVLFAIGVPHIGGGMAGILGAAELPVAVLLSSFVLHEQVSVLQWVGVVLVLLGVVIPELYKLRWRRECTITS